In Paenibacillus durus, the DNA window TTTCGCGGATTATTTTTATTTACTATGTTAGTATAATCTTTGTAATTTTCTTCATAACCTTTTCTTTTCCTCCAGATTTGGGTGATCTGGAGGTTTTTTTGTTCTAAACTTGGGGACAGTGCTTTAGCAGCTGAACGCCAGACGATGAACCAGATCGACCTGTTCGTCGTGGAAATCAGGGTTATGTAAATGTGATGTGGACCGGACCGCAGCATTGGGAAGGGCCGATTGATTTATAGGGCTGTTAGAACAAGGCGAGCTCCTCGAATTGGGTCGCTTTGAGAAAATCTGGGCGGGAAAAATCCGCTCATTGTACACTCTTGGCGAGACAATTGGGAGGAGCTTGCGGCCTTTTTAATAGCTAAAGAAGCTTAGCCTCGGGATACAAATTTTCTAATGTTTTTCACTTTCAGCACTTTAACATTTCTTGTTAAGAGAGATTTATCGCTTACGATCCAGGTATGATCTATAGAGTTCCTTCTGCGGATCGCGTAGAAGTTGTGTGGACTTCCTGAATAAATCTTAAAGCCTTTTGCCCGGCTGTCGGAACAAAACTTTACACATTCGCCCCGATTTCGATTGGGAAAATGAACCTTGCTGAACACATGCCGTTTTACGAGCAGGGTCGCTCCTTGAACAAGGGGAACATGCTTATTAGCCATATTAAAGTAACGAAGCAGAAGAGTTTTTTTACCATTCAAATACATATAGTGGGCTCGTTTGCCTGCAATATCGGCGTTTGTCTTTAACAAGATTCGCACACTATCTGTTAAATAGCCTGGAGCATAATAATCGTCATCATCGAATTTGGCTATTAGGCTGTATTTAGATATTTTAACTCCGTAATTCAGGCATTGACCAAGCGATACATGCTCCGGCAAGCTGTAAATCCTTACGTTCTTATATGATTTTGCCGCATTTATATACTCGTTCATCTTCAGGTTGTTATGATTTAATATGACGATAAGCTCTTTATTCCGATAATTCTGTCTGCTGTAGTTATGAAAAAGGGTGTCCATGCATTGCCGCCGTTTGGTGCAAGTAATGATGGAAACCGCATTCTGAGTACGGGAGATATCGGGTCCCGCCATTAGAGAACGCCCTTTGGCTTTCTTTGTGCAAATCGCTTGTAATTCTTAACATTAGGGATTGTTCTATGGTGGGCGATCAGTTCTTTGTCGCTGATGATCCAGGTATGGTTGGATGAATTTTTCCTGCGGATGGCCACAAAGTTAAATCTTCCTGCAGAATACACCTTGTATCCTTTCCTCTTGCTTCTTACGCAAAACAGATCATCCTCACCAACGCTTTGATTGGGAAACCTCACCTTGTTTAATACGTCCCGCTTAATAACGAGCGTCGCGCCTGGAAGCTTGGTTGCGGGCCGATTTTCATCTTGGGGAAACCGAAGAATAAGAGTCTTTGATCCACGCAGATACATATAATGTGCGCGCTTTCCTATGATATCCGCTTTAGTTCTTTTAAATGCCTGCAAGCTGTCGGTCAAATAATAGGGGGCGTAATAATCGTCGTCATCGAACTTGGCAATGTAGCTGTTTTTCGCTTTCCGGACGGCATAGTTTAAACAAGCACCGAGAGATTGATGTCCCGGAACGCGGAAAACTTGTATGTTTTTATGCTTTTTCGCTAAGCGCTGATAGGGTGCAAGCGGTATTTTATCGTTGTTGACAATAATGATGAGTTCTTTCCGTGGATGACGCTGTCTAATGTAATTATTAATAATGTTTCCTATATAACCTTGGCGATTCGTGCAGGTAATAATGGAAACTCCCTGCTGTTTGATAGATTTTCTTGGGCTGGCTTCCATCACATCGCTCCCCTTATCCGTGATACTAGAATATCTCACTATACAATATGTAATTGCTAGACGAGGGTAACGGCATATCCACCATGGCGTATAAGCACAAAAATAGACGGTACAGGCAGCGGCTGCGAGGCGCCGATATTAAAGCCGAACTGCTCGGCTATGCCTACTGTTCGGACGCTTATCCTGTCACATTACCCGTGCCAGCGTTCTACCATACTTTTGACCATTTCTCGCGATAGCAAACGGTTTCGAAGCCAATACTGGTGTAGAACTCGGGAGCACCGCCAAAACAATATGTGGCTCCAAATTTGTGTGTGTGCTTCATCGATTCGGTTATTGCAATGGTTGCAAGCCCCATTCTGCGGTACCGCGGATCAGTCACAAGCGGCTCGATATAAGCAAAATCATTAACCTCGTCCATCCACATGCCTGCAAAACAGGCATATTCTCCGTTTGGCGCCTTAATAATGGTGGTGAGGTCTTTTCGGAAATGGGGTGCGCTCTGCATGAGCATTCTGCAATCCAAATCATCATCAGGTTCATCCTCATGATCGAAACCCCGCCATAACACATCATGGATTTTGCGAAAATCATTTTCATCCTCTAAGGTTATGATTGAAAATCCCTCCGGCAATACCCTTTCATGAAATCCATTTTCATATTTGAAGACCGTAATGGGCGCGCTC includes these proteins:
- a CDS encoding glycosyltransferase family 2 protein, whose protein sequence is MAGPDISRTQNAVSIITCTKRRQCMDTLFHNYSRQNYRNKELIVILNHNNLKMNEYINAAKSYKNVRIYSLPEHVSLGQCLNYGVKISKYSLIAKFDDDDYYAPGYLTDSVRILLKTNADIAGKRAHYMYLNGKKTLLLRYFNMANKHVPLVQGATLLVKRHVFSKVHFPNRNRGECVKFCSDSRAKGFKIYSGSPHNFYAIRRRNSIDHTWIVSDKSLLTRNVKVLKVKNIRKFVSRG
- a CDS encoding glycosyltransferase, encoding MEASPRKSIKQQGVSIITCTNRQGYIGNIINNYIRQRHPRKELIIIVNNDKIPLAPYQRLAKKHKNIQVFRVPGHQSLGACLNYAVRKAKNSYIAKFDDDDYYAPYYLTDSLQAFKRTKADIIGKRAHYMYLRGSKTLILRFPQDENRPATKLPGATLVIKRDVLNKVRFPNQSVGEDDLFCVRSKRKGYKVYSAGRFNFVAIRRKNSSNHTWIISDKELIAHHRTIPNVKNYKRFAQRKPKGVL
- a CDS encoding GNAT family N-acetyltransferase; protein product: MSITFRRYKLLSDFERVNEFIRRNFQRYQLGGNIPQPFWEYAHTHPYFNHNLTHRFGIWEDNGEIAAVACYELDLGECYFLTKTGYEYMKPGMIDYAEKELSKVANHQKSLDIYVFDYEDQLKKALLQKGYGKDWSAPITVFKYENGFHERVLPEGFSIITLEDENDFRKIHDVLWRGFDHEDEPDDDLDCRMLMQSAPHFRKDLTTIIKAPNGEYACFAGMWMDEVNDFAYIEPLVTDPRYRRMGLATIAITESMKHTHKFGATYCFGGAPEFYTSIGFETVCYREKWSKVW